A single region of the Aurantiacibacter sp. MUD11 genome encodes:
- a CDS encoding YbaB/EbfC family nucleoid-associated protein: MQNMEEMMKAAQEAAQKIQQQMNDAQVKLDQIEVEGTAGGGLVKVRASARGRIIGVNIDDSLFKEEEKSILEDLVTAAFNDARDKADRAANEQMQEMQAGLGLPPGFNLPGMG, from the coding sequence ATGCAGAACATGGAAGAGATGATGAAGGCTGCGCAGGAAGCGGCGCAGAAGATCCAGCAGCAGATGAACGATGCGCAGGTGAAGCTGGACCAGATCGAGGTGGAAGGCACCGCCGGCGGCGGGCTGGTGAAGGTTCGCGCCAGCGCCCGTGGCCGCATCATCGGCGTCAACATCGACGACAGCCTGTTCAAGGAAGAGGAAAAGTCGATCCTCGAAGACCTCGTCACTGCCGCCTTCAATGACGCGCGCGACAAGGCCGATCGCGCCGCCAACGAACAGATGCAGGAAATGCAGGCCGGCCTCGGCCTGCCGCCGGGCTTTAACCTGCCGGGCATGGGATAG
- a CDS encoding polyprenyl synthetase family protein encodes MSDNVVPIKRGPDAAKPTLTPILSLTATPMNAVNSIILDRMQSEIPLIPALAGHLIAGGGKRMRPMLTLAGAELVGYQGTRHHKLAAAVEFIHTATLLHDDVVDGSETRRGKEAANIVYGNPATVLVGDFLFSRAFELMVEDGSLKVLKILSGASAIIAQGEVDQLTAQRKIETSEERYLDIIGAKTAALFAAASRISAVVAEKDEAEELALDAYGRNLGVAFQLVDDAIDYDSERAEMGKDRGDDFREGKMTLPVILAYARGNEEERRFWQDAIAGFANEDEDLAHAVDLIRKHDCVEATRERARHYAQRACDALSNFPDGRAKAAMVEAAQFAVARGY; translated from the coding sequence ATGAGCGACAATGTCGTCCCCATCAAGCGCGGCCCCGATGCCGCCAAGCCGACGTTGACGCCAATCCTGTCGTTGACGGCGACGCCGATGAACGCGGTGAACTCCATCATCCTCGATCGGATGCAGAGCGAGATTCCGCTTATTCCCGCCCTTGCCGGACACCTGATCGCCGGGGGTGGCAAGCGCATGCGTCCGATGCTGACGCTCGCCGGGGCAGAGCTGGTGGGATACCAGGGTACCCGCCATCACAAGCTCGCCGCCGCGGTCGAATTCATCCACACCGCCACCCTGCTGCACGACGACGTCGTCGACGGCAGCGAGACGCGGCGTGGCAAGGAAGCCGCCAACATCGTCTACGGCAATCCGGCCACGGTGCTGGTGGGCGATTTCTTGTTCTCCCGCGCGTTCGAGCTGATGGTGGAGGACGGCAGCCTGAAGGTGCTGAAGATCCTTTCCGGCGCCAGCGCCATCATCGCCCAGGGCGAGGTCGACCAGCTGACCGCGCAGCGCAAGATCGAGACGAGCGAGGAACGCTATCTCGACATCATCGGCGCCAAGACCGCCGCGCTGTTCGCCGCCGCCAGCCGCATTTCCGCCGTCGTCGCCGAGAAGGACGAGGCGGAAGAGCTGGCGCTGGATGCCTATGGTCGCAACCTGGGCGTCGCTTTCCAGCTGGTGGACGATGCCATCGACTACGATTCCGAACGCGCCGAAATGGGCAAGGATCGCGGCGACGACTTCCGCGAGGGCAAGATGACGCTGCCCGTCATCCTCGCCTATGCCCGCGGCAACGAGGAGGAGCGGCGCTTCTGGCAGGATGCCATCGCCGGCTTCGCCAACGAGGACGAGGATCTCGCCCACGCCGTCGACTTGATCCGCAAGCACGACTGTGTCGAGGCGACCCGCGAACGGGCTCGTCACTATGCCCAGCGCGCCTGCGATGCGCTGTCCAACTTCCCTGATGGCCGGGCAAAGGCCGCCATGGTGGAAGCCGCGCAGTTCGCGGTGGCACGCGGATACTGA
- a CDS encoding sensor histidine kinase, whose translation MMLIAAGWITALLLVGGVALDRALTNLVSNQFDEQLAISLNSMVLSAELDPFGEVRFNRILGDQRFLEPNSGFYWQIDGEGVPPYASRSLWDNLLEIREDARAYEPIFYNSSQFENEDLRIAQRTVALPGSDVEWQFVVAGSREDLDQQLADIRAILVWSFAVLGIGLFLMAMAQTWYGLGPLRRVRKAIARIRTTGTNRVTDPLPLEVQPMVDELNALLEHSEKQAEEARTHAGNLAHALKTPLTVLNNAASAGAPDLDRTVMREAAVMRRQVDHHLARARAVGRRAVGLSRASALDSAVAVERAVSRLYPDVRFDIDGKGEGEVAVERQDLDEMIGNLIENAAKYGGGSVFVTVDAEPDAETCAILVEDDGTGIPEAKRAEIFGRGARLDTEKPGTGLGLAIVRDVAVIYGGDVQLGESEDLGGLLVTLRLPRAAS comes from the coding sequence ATGATGCTGATTGCGGCGGGGTGGATTACCGCCCTGCTGCTGGTCGGCGGCGTGGCGCTGGACCGGGCGCTGACCAACCTCGTTTCCAACCAGTTCGACGAGCAGCTGGCGATCTCGCTCAATTCGATGGTGCTGTCCGCCGAGCTGGACCCGTTCGGCGAGGTGCGCTTCAACCGCATCCTTGGCGACCAGCGCTTCCTGGAGCCGAACAGCGGCTTCTACTGGCAGATCGATGGCGAGGGCGTGCCTCCCTATGCCTCGCGCTCGCTGTGGGACAACCTGCTGGAGATTCGCGAGGATGCGCGTGCCTACGAGCCGATCTTCTACAACTCCAGCCAGTTCGAAAACGAGGACCTGCGCATAGCCCAGCGGACCGTCGCGCTGCCGGGTAGCGATGTCGAATGGCAGTTCGTCGTCGCCGGCTCGCGCGAGGACCTGGATCAGCAACTGGCCGACATTCGCGCCATCCTGGTCTGGTCTTTCGCCGTGCTCGGTATCGGCCTGTTCCTGATGGCGATGGCGCAGACCTGGTACGGCCTTGGCCCGCTGCGGCGGGTCCGCAAGGCCATCGCGCGCATCCGCACCACCGGTACCAACCGCGTCACCGATCCGCTGCCGCTGGAAGTGCAGCCGATGGTGGACGAGCTGAACGCGCTGCTCGAACATTCGGAAAAGCAGGCCGAGGAGGCGCGCACCCATGCGGGTAACCTTGCCCATGCGCTGAAGACGCCGCTGACGGTGCTCAACAATGCCGCCAGTGCCGGCGCGCCCGACCTTGACCGGACGGTGATGCGCGAAGCGGCGGTGATGCGCCGCCAGGTCGATCACCACCTGGCCCGCGCCCGCGCCGTGGGCCGCCGCGCCGTCGGCCTGTCCCGCGCCAGCGCGCTGGACAGTGCCGTGGCCGTGGAACGGGCGGTATCGCGCCTCTATCCGGACGTGCGCTTCGATATCGACGGCAAGGGCGAAGGCGAAGTCGCGGTGGAACGGCAGGACCTCGACGAGATGATCGGCAACCTGATCGAGAATGCCGCCAAGTACGGTGGCGGCAGCGTCTTCGTTACCGTCGATGCGGAGCCGGACGCCGAAACCTGCGCCATCCTGGTCGAAGACGACGGCACGGGCATTCCCGAAGCCAAGCGCGCCGAGATTTTTGGTCGCGGAGCGCGGCTGGATACGGAAAAGCCCGGTACCGGCCTCGGCCTCGCCATCGTGCGCGATGTCGCGGTGATCTATGGCGGGGATGTGCAACTGGGCGAGAGCGAGGACCTTGGCGGCCTGCTCGTGACGCTGCGGTTGCCGCGCGCGGCCAGCTAG
- a CDS encoding chorismate mutase: MSIQSPQSQSRIQDPQVPDPQTDPVLSAYRKSIDNIDAALIHMLAERFRITQAVGEYKAKTHLPPADPGREARQIERLRKLAVEADLDPEFSEKFIRFVIDEVIRHHRIARGG, translated from the coding sequence ATGTCGATCCAGTCACCCCAGTCGCAATCGAGAATTCAGGACCCGCAAGTGCCCGATCCGCAGACCGATCCCGTCCTTTCGGCCTACCGCAAGAGCATCGACAACATCGATGCCGCGCTGATCCACATGCTGGCGGAACGTTTCCGCATCACCCAGGCGGTGGGCGAGTACAAGGCGAAGACGCACCTGCCACCCGCCGATCCGGGGCGCGAGGCACGCCAGATCGAACGGCTGCGCAAGCTGGCGGTGGAAGCCGACCTGGATCCCGAATTCAGCGAGAAATTCATCCGCTTCGTGATCGACGAGGTTATCCGCCACCACCGCATCGCGCGCGGCGGATAG
- the hrpB gene encoding ATP-dependent helicase HrpB: MAQNLPIDSVLPDLLAALRGSNGAVLVAPPGAGKTTAVAPALLDEDWCGGQIILTSPRRVAARAAAERMAELLGEKVGERVGYLTRMDSKISKATRVLVVTEAILVNRLLEDQELEGVSAVLFDEAHERHLDSDLGLALALESQSVLREDLRICVMSATIDGARFARLMGQDASVIESEGKAWPLRLEWLGASPEKRIEEAMTSAVLQAWREEEGDVLVFLPGVGEIERTRERLSEKLPNTPILPLHGQVQPQDQRAAIRRDPEGRRRIVLATSIAETSLTLDGVSVVVDSGLARRAQFDRAAGTTHLVTQRASQAAAAQRAGRAARQGPGVAYRLWEEAGHAGRPEFDAPEMLTADLAPLVLSLARWGVTDPASLRWLDAPPEASVSAARKLLHAMGALDEAGAITPWGDKVAQLPMDPASAAAVLFGARHGQAVEAAKLVLLVQERGLGGRGEDLLARLQRWNGDRGKRAETSRKLAGNWARAAERLVTDAKQASLDPALFMAMARPEMVARRRDASGEQWLVSGGRGFMLDPASSLARAEWLVIADAQGQAKGARITAAAELAREEVEKHLQHLIEERTIARWNNSEKRVEARREKRLGAITLSSGPDPDPDPQAIVDILVEKSVEQLGTLLPPGLLARARYAGIDALSEESLAKRADDWLTPLLHGRRDLNLPASRFADAALNLLSWEERQQLDAAAPREFSSPAGTTHTIDYTGDDAPCVEVRVQALFGLERHPMIGTTPLLLKLTSPAGRPIQATRDLPGFWRGSWDDVRKEMKGRYPKHRWPEEPWAEKPSLKTKNAFQNSGS; encoded by the coding sequence GTGGCGCAGAACCTTCCCATCGACTCCGTCTTGCCTGACCTGCTGGCCGCCCTGCGCGGCAGCAATGGCGCCGTGCTGGTCGCGCCGCCGGGGGCGGGCAAGACCACCGCCGTGGCTCCTGCCTTGCTGGACGAGGACTGGTGCGGCGGGCAGATCATCCTGACCAGTCCGCGCCGCGTGGCCGCCCGCGCGGCGGCGGAACGCATGGCCGAACTGCTGGGCGAGAAGGTGGGCGAACGCGTCGGCTACCTGACCCGCATGGACAGCAAGATCAGCAAGGCGACGCGCGTGCTGGTGGTGACCGAGGCGATCCTGGTGAACCGCCTGCTGGAGGATCAGGAGCTGGAAGGCGTTTCCGCCGTGCTGTTCGACGAGGCGCACGAGCGGCATCTCGACAGCGACCTTGGGCTGGCGCTGGCGCTGGAAAGCCAGTCCGTGCTGCGCGAGGACCTGCGCATCTGCGTCATGTCCGCCACCATCGACGGTGCGCGTTTCGCCCGGCTGATGGGGCAGGACGCTTCGGTTATCGAGAGCGAGGGCAAGGCCTGGCCGCTGCGGCTGGAATGGCTGGGCGCCTCGCCCGAAAAGCGGATCGAGGAGGCGATGACCTCCGCCGTGCTGCAGGCGTGGCGGGAAGAAGAGGGCGATGTGCTCGTCTTCCTGCCCGGCGTCGGCGAGATCGAACGCACCCGTGAACGGCTCTCCGAAAAGCTGCCGAACACGCCGATCCTGCCGCTGCACGGGCAAGTCCAACCGCAGGACCAGCGCGCTGCCATTCGCCGCGATCCCGAGGGGCGGCGGCGCATCGTGCTCGCCACCAGCATCGCCGAGACCTCGCTGACGCTCGACGGGGTGAGCGTGGTGGTCGATTCCGGCCTGGCCCGGCGCGCGCAGTTCGACCGGGCCGCAGGCACCACGCACCTGGTTACCCAGCGCGCCAGCCAGGCGGCGGCGGCGCAGCGGGCAGGGCGTGCGGCACGACAGGGGCCGGGTGTCGCCTATCGCCTGTGGGAAGAGGCGGGCCATGCCGGCCGCCCCGAATTCGATGCGCCGGAAATGCTTACCGCCGACCTCGCGCCGCTGGTCCTCAGCTTGGCGCGCTGGGGCGTCACCGATCCGGCGAGCCTGCGCTGGCTTGACGCGCCGCCTGAAGCCTCCGTCAGCGCGGCGCGCAAGCTGTTGCATGCCATGGGCGCGCTCGACGAAGCGGGTGCCATCACGCCCTGGGGCGATAAGGTCGCGCAATTGCCGATGGACCCGGCATCCGCAGCCGCTGTGCTGTTCGGTGCCCGGCACGGACAGGCAGTCGAAGCTGCCAAGCTGGTGTTGCTGGTGCAGGAGCGCGGGCTGGGCGGTCGCGGCGAGGACTTGCTGGCGCGGCTGCAGCGCTGGAACGGCGATCGCGGCAAGCGGGCCGAAACCTCGCGCAAGCTGGCAGGCAACTGGGCGAGGGCCGCCGAACGGCTGGTGACTGACGCCAAGCAGGCAAGTCTCGACCCGGCGCTGTTTATGGCCATGGCACGTCCCGAGATGGTCGCGCGACGTCGCGATGCTTCTGGCGAGCAATGGCTGGTGTCAGGCGGGCGCGGTTTCATGCTCGATCCTGCCTCCTCGTTGGCGCGCGCCGAGTGGCTGGTGATTGCCGATGCCCAAGGGCAGGCGAAGGGCGCGCGGATCACCGCCGCGGCCGAGTTGGCGCGCGAGGAGGTCGAAAAGCACCTTCAGCATCTGATCGAAGAGCGAACGATAGCCCGCTGGAACAACAGTGAAAAACGTGTCGAAGCGCGGCGCGAGAAGCGGCTGGGTGCGATCACGCTGTCCTCCGGTCCGGACCCTGATCCCGACCCGCAGGCGATTGTGGACATCCTTGTGGAAAAGTCCGTGGAGCAATTGGGGACATTGCTGCCGCCCGGTCTGCTGGCCCGTGCACGCTACGCCGGGATCGATGCCTTGTCGGAAGAGTCCCTGGCCAAGCGAGCGGACGACTGGTTGACGCCATTGCTGCATGGGCGGCGTGACCTGAACCTGCCCGCATCACGGTTCGCGGATGCCGCACTGAACCTGCTCTCCTGGGAAGAACGCCAGCAGCTCGATGCCGCTGCCCCGCGCGAGTTTTCCAGTCCGGCGGGAACCACCCACACAATCGACTACACCGGCGACGATGCGCCATGCGTGGAGGTGCGGGTGCAGGCGCTGTTCGGCCTTGAACGCCATCCGATGATCGGCACCACGCCGCTGCTGCTCAAGCTCACCAGTCCGGCTGGCCGCCCGATCCAGGCGACTCGCGACCTGCCGGGATTCTGGCGCGGCAGCTGGGACGATGTGCGCAAGGAGATGAAGGGCCGCTACCCCAAGCATCGCTGGCCCGAGGAACCTTGGGCGGAAAAGCCCAGTTTGAAGACCAAGAACGCCTTCCAAAATTCGGGAAGCTGA
- a CDS encoding GFA family protein, with amino-acid sequence MADATMSGGCLCGEIRYEITPPAAFVSQCCCKDCQKATGTGHATILGIHKDQLALNGSLATYTNVGETGGKVTRHFCGTCAGRIYTSGDLPGDMIMVQAGSLDDPAQVTPQNAIYVKDRIPWDKLDPDIPHFEGMPATPTG; translated from the coding sequence GTGGCCGATGCGACGATGAGCGGTGGATGCCTGTGCGGTGAAATCCGCTACGAGATCACCCCTCCTGCCGCTTTCGTCAGCCAGTGCTGCTGCAAGGATTGCCAGAAGGCCACCGGCACCGGCCATGCGACGATCCTGGGCATCCACAAGGACCAGCTGGCGCTGAACGGCTCGCTGGCGACCTACACCAATGTGGGTGAAACCGGCGGCAAGGTGACGCGGCATTTCTGCGGCACCTGCGCCGGGCGCATCTACACGTCGGGAGACCTGCCGGGCGACATGATCATGGTGCAGGCCGGATCGCTGGACGATCCCGCCCAGGTCACCCCGCAGAACGCCATCTATGTGAAAGACCGGATTCCGTGGGACAAGCTGGACCCGGACATCCCGCATTTCGAAGGAATGCCGGCAACGCCGACCGGCTAG
- a CDS encoding energy transducer TonB, with protein sequence MSLIRLGFVGVIAGALLTSPAQAETPLEYFDPASNWVMDYGEDSCALRRAYADAEGRTVYVDMRQVAPGTWLTFTVFSEDLERMPEEVRYRFEPDDENSDVGFAFALDFGETARGFRFSGDYLRKEERPDDWEDYQNVDPSILAAREAEVSAMVILEGFEDSILLRTGSLTGPMQAMRACLDDLMSGLGVDPEVQRTLSRRAEPVNDISISQNLGADFPRAMIRDRQSATMQVRLVVGPDGRVSDCSIIGIVGPPDYGEAACGSFSRYARFEPALDADGNPVATLWNTDLSYWTR encoded by the coding sequence ATGTCACTGATTCGACTTGGCTTCGTCGGCGTTATTGCAGGCGCCCTTCTGACATCTCCGGCACAGGCGGAAACGCCGCTCGAATATTTCGATCCGGCCTCCAACTGGGTGATGGATTACGGCGAGGACAGCTGCGCGCTGCGCCGTGCCTATGCCGACGCGGAGGGACGCACCGTCTATGTCGACATGCGGCAGGTGGCGCCGGGCACCTGGCTGACCTTCACCGTCTTCAGCGAGGACCTGGAGCGCATGCCCGAGGAGGTGCGCTACCGGTTCGAGCCGGATGACGAGAACAGCGACGTCGGCTTCGCCTTCGCGCTGGATTTCGGCGAGACGGCGCGGGGCTTCCGCTTTTCCGGAGATTACCTGCGCAAGGAGGAGCGGCCCGACGACTGGGAAGATTACCAGAATGTCGACCCCTCGATTCTCGCCGCACGGGAAGCGGAGGTGTCCGCCATGGTCATCCTCGAGGGTTTCGAGGATTCGATCCTGTTGCGCACCGGATCGCTGACCGGGCCGATGCAGGCCATGCGCGCCTGCCTTGATGACCTGATGAGCGGCCTCGGCGTCGATCCGGAAGTCCAGCGCACGCTCAGCCGCCGGGCGGAGCCGGTCAACGACATCAGCATTTCACAGAACCTTGGCGCCGACTTCCCGCGCGCCATGATTCGCGACCGGCAATCGGCGACGATGCAGGTACGACTGGTCGTCGGGCCGGACGGGCGTGTCAGCGACTGCAGCATCATCGGCATTGTCGGCCCGCCCGACTATGGCGAGGCGGCCTGCGGCAGTTTTTCCCGCTATGCCCGCTTCGAACCCGCGCTGGACGCCGATGGCAACCCGGTGGCGACCCTGTGGAACACCGACCTGAGTTACTGGACACGGTGA
- a CDS encoding DNA polymerase III subunit gamma/tau yields the protein MSDSPENSDTPPWEDGEEGEAEAKPSAAELEAAGQNSMFGEPAPAAPKPPEELEAALAPPSPPAEQPAAAPASAPASASAPDAAQPYRVLARKYRPQTFSELIGQEPMVRTLGNAIERDRLAHAFLMTGVRGVGKTSTARLIAKALNCVGPDGQGGPTINPCGQCEPCRAIAEGRHIDVIEMDAASHTGVDDVREIIEAVRYAAVSARYKIYIIDEVHMLSRNAFNALLKTLEEPPAHVKFLFATTEVDKLPVTVLSRTQRFDLRRIPREMLQDHFAYVCSQEGVEAEDEALAMIAAAAEGSVRDGLSILDQAIAHADMDSGDAGTVVRAAKVRDMLGLADKGAQRRLFQHLLEGDPQALLAAVDQQYSLGVEPLALIRSLMEFTHRIAVTQVAGGEADAPTEEERVAIGEWAERLSPGQVHRLWQLLLKGHDEVRTAPDPLVAAQMALLRVLHASDMPDPGKLAKELKDLAMSGGGIGAPASGGAGGGTQALRWEDVVDRVDKSALPNAMSLATKLRMQVRVIELEPGKLVFTQPEGFDDDIAPEIRQALLEVTGQRWDIQRGDSEGTPTLVEQEEAARRAEKERLEKHPMMEAVRAHFPDAQLVEQVEPARGRKDWSRRA from the coding sequence ATGAGTGATTCCCCCGAGAATTCCGACACGCCTCCATGGGAGGACGGTGAAGAGGGCGAGGCCGAGGCCAAGCCGTCTGCTGCCGAGCTGGAAGCTGCGGGGCAGAATTCAATGTTCGGCGAACCGGCCCCGGCTGCGCCCAAGCCGCCGGAGGAGCTGGAAGCTGCGCTCGCGCCTCCTTCACCGCCTGCGGAACAGCCTGCTGCGGCACCGGCATCGGCGCCTGCATCGGCATCGGCCCCGGACGCCGCACAGCCCTATCGCGTGCTGGCGCGCAAGTACCGTCCGCAGACCTTCTCCGAACTGATCGGGCAGGAACCGATGGTCCGCACGCTGGGCAATGCCATCGAGCGTGACCGGCTGGCCCATGCCTTCCTGATGACCGGCGTGCGCGGGGTGGGCAAGACCTCCACCGCGCGCCTGATCGCCAAGGCGCTCAATTGCGTGGGGCCGGATGGGCAGGGTGGCCCCACCATCAACCCGTGCGGTCAGTGCGAGCCGTGCCGGGCGATTGCCGAGGGGCGCCATATCGACGTGATCGAGATGGACGCCGCCAGCCATACCGGCGTCGATGACGTGCGCGAAATTATTGAGGCGGTGCGCTATGCCGCCGTTTCCGCGCGCTACAAGATCTACATCATCGACGAAGTCCACATGCTGTCGCGCAATGCCTTCAACGCGCTGCTGAAGACACTGGAAGAGCCGCCCGCGCATGTGAAGTTCCTGTTCGCCACGACCGAGGTCGACAAGCTGCCGGTGACGGTGCTCAGCCGCACCCAGCGGTTCGACCTGCGCCGCATCCCGCGCGAGATGCTGCAGGATCACTTCGCCTATGTCTGTTCGCAGGAAGGCGTCGAGGCCGAGGACGAGGCGTTGGCGATGATCGCGGCAGCCGCCGAAGGCTCGGTGCGCGATGGCCTGTCGATCCTCGACCAGGCGATCGCCCATGCCGACATGGATTCGGGCGATGCCGGAACCGTGGTTCGCGCCGCCAAGGTGCGCGACATGCTGGGTCTGGCCGACAAGGGTGCGCAGCGGCGCCTGTTCCAGCACCTGCTGGAAGGCGATCCGCAGGCGCTGTTGGCGGCGGTGGACCAGCAATATTCGCTGGGTGTCGAGCCGCTGGCGCTGATCCGTTCCCTGATGGAATTCACCCACCGCATCGCCGTGACGCAGGTCGCGGGCGGGGAGGCCGATGCGCCGACCGAGGAAGAGCGCGTTGCCATCGGCGAATGGGCGGAGCGTTTGTCACCCGGACAGGTGCATCGCCTGTGGCAACTGCTGCTGAAGGGCCATGACGAGGTGCGCACCGCCCCCGATCCGCTGGTCGCGGCGCAGATGGCGCTGCTGCGCGTGCTGCACGCCTCCGACATGCCCGATCCCGGCAAGCTGGCCAAGGAATTGAAGGACCTCGCCATGTCCGGCGGCGGCATTGGTGCTCCGGCCAGCGGTGGCGCGGGTGGCGGCACGCAAGCGCTGCGCTGGGAAGACGTAGTCGACCGCGTCGACAAGTCCGCGCTACCCAATGCCATGTCGCTCGCCACCAAGCTGCGCATGCAGGTGCGCGTGATCGAGTTGGAGCCAGGCAAGCTGGTCTTCACCCAGCCCGAAGGCTTCGACGACGACATCGCCCCGGAAATCCGCCAGGCGCTGCTCGAGGTGACCGGCCAGCGCTGGGATATCCAGCGTGGTGATAGCGAGGGCACGCCCACCCTGGTGGAGCAGGAAGAGGCTGCCCGCCGCGCCGAGAAGGAACGGCTGGAAAAGCACCCGATGATGGAAGCCGTGCGCGCCCATTTCCCCGATGCGCAGCTGGTCGAGCAGGTGGAACCCGCGCGTGGTCGCAAGGATTGGAGCCGCAGGGCTTGA
- a CDS encoding ETC complex I subunit, which yields MTDARIYKRPKNAMQSGKALTDQWILDFVPAEAKKPDPLMGWAGSGDTRQQVQLKFESCEAAQAYAEKHGIKARVHAVPPKKLKIQAYADNFR from the coding sequence ATGACTGACGCCCGCATCTACAAACGCCCCAAGAACGCCATGCAGTCCGGCAAGGCGCTGACCGACCAGTGGATCCTCGATTTCGTCCCGGCGGAAGCGAAGAAGCCTGATCCCCTGATGGGCTGGGCGGGCAGCGGCGACACGCGTCAGCAGGTGCAGCTGAAGTTCGAAAGCTGCGAGGCCGCCCAGGCCTATGCCGAAAAGCACGGCATCAAGGCGCGCGTGCACGCGGTTCCGCCGAAGAAACTGAAGATCCAGGCCTACGCCGACAACTTTCGGTGA
- a CDS encoding response regulator transcription factor produces the protein MRILIVEDEPTLGQQLKSTLEQNGYAVDLSTDGEDGHFLGSTEDYDAAILDLGLPEIDGLTVLGMWRKERRNFPVLVLTARDSWSDKVAGLDAGADDYLAKPFQTEELIARLRALIRRASGNASSELTAGDVRLDTRSGRVTLAGEPVKLTAQEYKLLSYLMHHKGKVVSRTELIEHIYDQDFDRDSNTIEVFVTRIRKKLGADVITTIRGLGYSLDDPDDAPRE, from the coding sequence ATGCGCATCCTGATCGTCGAGGACGAGCCCACACTCGGCCAGCAGCTGAAGTCCACGCTGGAACAGAATGGCTATGCGGTGGACCTGTCCACCGATGGCGAGGACGGCCATTTCCTTGGCAGCACCGAAGATTACGACGCCGCCATCCTCGACCTCGGCCTGCCCGAGATCGATGGTCTCACCGTGCTGGGCATGTGGCGCAAGGAGCGCCGCAACTTCCCGGTGCTGGTGCTGACCGCGCGCGACAGCTGGTCGGACAAGGTGGCGGGCCTCGATGCCGGCGCCGACGATTACCTGGCCAAGCCGTTCCAGACCGAAGAGCTGATCGCTCGGCTGCGGGCACTGATCCGCCGTGCCTCGGGCAATGCCAGCAGCGAACTGACCGCTGGCGACGTGCGGCTGGACACGCGTTCGGGCCGCGTCACGCTGGCGGGCGAGCCGGTGAAGCTGACCGCGCAGGAATACAAGCTGCTCAGCTACCTGATGCACCACAAGGGCAAGGTCGTCAGCCGCACCGAGCTTATCGAACATATCTACGACCAGGATTTCGATCGTGATTCGAATACGATCGAGGTCTTCGTCACCCGCATCCGCAAGAAACTCGGTGCAGACGTAATTACGACGATCCGTGGCCTCGGTTACAGCCTCGACGACCCCGACGACGCCCCCCGCGAGTAA